A window from Citrus sinensis cultivar Valencia sweet orange chromosome 3, DVS_A1.0, whole genome shotgun sequence encodes these proteins:
- the LOC127901433 gene encoding putative invertase inhibitor has translation MKSTTSFIFLIGLKLCAISGTSNLIERVCQSSEDKNLCYSTYNNAQKADLNGLAMIGLNQASGNATAILKYVQERMGQPNLEPLVQQGLIDCANLYQDAVDQVDDSIAALEADAFKDVRAWVEAALSDAVACQEAFTQHPNVDAKLTWNNGIFIRLCKNVLAANKQLAGMPR, from the coding sequence atgaagtctacaacaagttttatatttctcATTGGCCTTAAGCTTTGTGCAATTAGTGGCACCAGTAATTTGATAGAAAGAGTTTGCCAAAGTTCGGAAGACAAGAATCTATGTTACAGCACTTATAACAATGCCCAAAAAGCCGATCTAAATGGCCTTGCAATGATCGGGCTCAATCAGGCATCTGGAAATGCAACAGCTATATTGAAGTACGTCCAAGAAAGGATGGGTCAGCCAAATTTGGAACCTCTAGTGCAGCAGGGGCTGATAGATTGCGCGAACTTGTATCAAGACGCTGTTGATCAGGTTGATGATTCGATTGCTGCTCTGGAAGCAGATGCATTCAAAGATGTTCGTGCTTGGGTTGAAGCTGCCCTTTCTGATGCAGTAGCATGCCAAGAAGCTTTCACACAACATCCAAATGTTGATGCCAAGCTCACTTGGAACAATGGAATCTTTATCAGACTATGCAAAAATGTTTTGGCTGCCAACAAGCAATTGGCTGGAATGCCGCGGTGA
- the LOC102613865 gene encoding probable pectinesterase/pectinesterase inhibitor 7, whose product MASKLFFVITIPILIALLPVFARPSHATDVAPTTPVSAGSVCKSTPDPSFCKSVLPNQTANVYTYGRFSIRKALWQSRKFLNLVDKYLTRRATLSTTAIRALEDCRLLAGFNMDFLLSSFETVNSTSKTLPTMQADDVQTFLSAILTNQQTCFDGLQDTASAWSVKNGLSLPLSNDTKLYSVSLALFTKAWVPKKKKATAWQPTRKQRLFRNGRLPLKMSEKTRVVYETVSRRKLLQAAPDDEVLVSDIVTVSQDGSGNFTTITDAINVAPNNTDVTNGYFLIYITAGVYEEYISISKNKKNLMIIGDGINQTVITGNRSVVDGWTTFNSATFAVVAPNFVAVNITIRNTAGAIKHQAVALRNGADLSTFYSCSFEAYQDTLYTHSLRQFYRECDIYGTVDFIFGNAAVVLQNCNIYPRLPMSGQFNAITAQGRTDPNQNTGTSIHNCTIRASSDLASGSQTVQTYLGRPWKEYSRTVYMQSFMDSSINPAGWQIWSGDFALSTLYYAEYNNTGPGSNTANRVTWPGYHVTINATDAANFTVSNFLLGDDWIPQTGVSYTGALI is encoded by the exons atggctTCAAAGCTCTTCTTTGTCATAACAATACCTATTCTTATTGCACTTCTTCCTGTCTTTGCTCGTCCATCACATGCAACAGATGTCGCTCCAACGACTCCTGTTTCAGCTGGATCGGTTTGCAAATCCACTCCGGACCCATCCTTTTGCAAATCCGTGCTCCCTAACCAAACTGCAAATGTCTACACCTACGGCCGATTCTCCATTCGCAAAGCTTTATGGCAATCTCGTAAATTCTTGAACCTAGTTGACAAATATCTCACCCGCCGCGCCACATTATCAACTACTGCCATACGTGCTCTAGAGGATTGCCGTTTACTAGCTGGTTTCAACATGGACTTTCTTTTAAGCTCCTTTGAAACTGTCAATTCTACTAGTAAAACTTTACCCACCATGCAAGCGGATGACGTGCAGACTTTCCTTAGTGCCATTCTAACAAACCAGCAAACCTGTTTTGATGGCTTACAAGACACGGCTTCCGCTTGGAGCGTCAAGAATGGTCTCTCACTCCCTCTTTCCAACGACACAAAACTCTACAGTGTGTCTCTTGCTCTTTTCACAAAAGCTTGGGTCCctaagaagaagaaagcaacCGCATGGCAGCCCACAAGGAAGCAACGTCTGTTCCGGAACGGACGGCTACCGTTGAAAATGTCTGAAAAAACACGTGTAGTTTATGAGACTGTAAGCAGAAGAAAACTTCTCCAAGCTGCTCCGGATGATGAAGTCTTGGTGAGCGATATTGTCACGGTGAGTCAAGACGGGAGCGGGAATTTCACTACCATCACTGATGCTATTAATGTTGCTCCAAACAATACAGATGTTACCAATGGATACTTCTTGATTTATATCACGGCGGGTGTTTACGAGGAATATATATCCATTTCtaagaacaagaaaaatttgATGATCATTGGAGACGGCATCAACCAGACAGTAATCACTGGCAACAGAAGCGTTGTTGATGGATGGACTACGTTCAATTCTGCGACTTTTG CCGTGGTGGCACCGAACTTTGTCGCAGTGAATATAACCATCCGCAATACGGCTGGAGCAATCAAGCATCAGGCTGTGGCACTACGCAATGGGGCAGATTTGTCTACATTTTATAGCTGCAGCTTTGAAGCGTACCAAGATACATTATATACACATTCTCTAAGGCAGTTCTACAGGGAATGTGACATATATGGTACAGTTGATTTCATATTCGGAAACGCAGCCGTTGTTCTCCAAAACTGCAACATTTATCCCCGGCTGCCGATGAGTGGACAATTCAACGCCATTACAGCACAAGGTCGGACCGATCCTAACCAGAATACCGGCACGTCCATCCATAATTGCACAATTAGAGCATCCAGTGATCTGGCGTCGGGCAGTCAAACGGTGCAGACATATCTGGGGAGGCCATGGAAGGAGTACTCTAGAACCGTTTATATGCAATCTTTCATGGATAGTTCGATAAACCCTGCCGGTTGGCAGATTTGGAGTGGAGATTTCGCGCTAAGTACATTATATTATGCCGAGTACAATAACACCGGACCTGGGTCAAACACTGCCAATAGGGTTACGTGGCCTGGTTACCATGTGACCATCAATGCAACCGATGCCGCTAATTTTACTGTGTCTAACTTCCTGTTGGGAGACGACTGGATACCACAAACCGGAGTGTCGTACACTGGTGCCTTAATTTAA
- the LOC102625736 gene encoding probable pectinesterase/pectinesterase inhibitor 20, translating to MGSNLLLLITLPILISIPFFSNPTCAANFARKSRVTPETICKYTPNQSYCKSMLANAKQTTDIYTYGRFSFRKAFSQSRKFLDLIDNYLKRPSTLSTAAIRALEDCYLLADLNMDYFSRSFQTVNNTSQILPAKQADDVQTRLSAILTNQQTCLDGLQAAVSAWSTANGLSVPLLDDTKLSSVLLALFKKGWVGQKRKGTIWQMPTGTQRLFGKDGRLPLIMSDENRAIYEKVCKRKLNSGDGRGVLVSKIVTVSQDGRGMFSTINDAINAAPNDTDVSNGYFLIYIKDGVYQEYVSIAKNKINLMMIGDGINQTIITGNRSAVDGWTTFNSATFAVVAPNFVAVDITFQNTAGPSKFQAVALRSGGDLSTFYSCSFEGYQDTLYTHSLRQFYRECDIYGTIDFILGNAAVVLQNCNIHARLPMIGQYNVITAQGRTDPNQNTGISIHNCTFRAADELASSNRTLPTYLGRPWKEYSRTVVMQSFLDGLINPAGWQIWTGDFALSTLYYAEYDNRGPGSNTANRVTWPGYHAINATDAANFTVSNFLLGDQWLPRTGVPYTGGLIS from the exons ATGGGTTCAAATCTCCTCCTCCTAATAACATTGCCTATTCTCATTTCCATTCCTTTCTTTTCCAATCCAACTTGTGCGGCAAATTTTGCTCGAAAAAGTCGCGTCACACCAGAAACTATTTGCAAGTACACCCCAAATCAATCCTATTGCAAATCTATGCTTGCTAATGCTAAGCAAACCACTGATATCTACACCTATGGCCGATTCTCCTTCCGCAAGGCTTTTTCGCAATCTCGAAAATTCTTGGACTTGATTGACAATTATCTTAAACGGCCGTCCACTTTATCGACCGCTGCTATACGTGCTCTGGAAGACTGCTATTTACTAGCTGATCTTAACATGGACTATTTTTCAAGGTCCTTCCAAACTGTGAACAACACTAGTCAAATTCTGCCTGCCAAGCAAGCGGATGACGTGCAAACTCGGCTTAGTGCGATCTTAACAAACCAACAAACCTGTTTAGATGGCCTTCAAGCCGCTGTCTCGGCCTGGAGCACAGCGAATGGCCTCTCTGTTCCTCTCTTAGACGACACAAAACTCAGCAGCGTCTTGCTTGCTCTTTTCAAAAAGGGTTGGGTTGGTCAGAAGAGGAAAGGAACCATATGGCAGATGCCTACAGGAACGCAACGTCTGTTCGGCAAAGACGGACGCTTGCCATTGATAATGTCTGATGAAAATCGGGCAATTTACGAGAAAGTATGCAAAAGAAAACTCAACAGTGGTGATGGACGTGGAGTGTTGGTGAGCAAAATAGTGACGGTGAGTCAGGACGGGAGGGGAATGTTCTCCACCATCAATGATGCTATTAATGCAGCTCCAAACGATACTGATGTTAGCAATGGATACTTCTTGATATATATCAAGGACGGGGTCTATCAAGAATACGTATCCATTGCTAAGAACAAGATAAATCTAATGATGATAGGAGACGGCATCAATCAGACAATAATCACTGGCAACAGAAGCGCTGTAGATGGATGGACTACGTTCAATTCTGCTACctttg CTGTGGTGGCACCAAATTTTGTCGCGGTGGAcattacttttcaaaatacaGCCGGTCCAAGCAAGTTCCAGGCTGTGGCACTACGCAGTGGGGGGGATTTGTCTACATTTTATAGCTGCAGCTTCGAAGGGTACCAAGATACATTATATACACATTCTCTAAGGCAATTCTACAGAGAATGCGATATCTATGGTACAATTGATTTCATACTTGGAAACGCCGCTGTTGTTCTCCAAAATTGTAATATCCATGCACGGCTACCAATGATTGGACAATATAATGTCATCACTGCACAAGGTCGAACAGACCCTAACCAAAACACCGGCATATCCATTCATAATTGCACTTTTAGAGCTGCTGATGAACTCGCATCGAGCAATCGAACATTACCAACATATCTTGGGAGGCCATGGAAAGAGTACTCGAGGACTGTTGTTATGCAATCTTTCCTGGATGGTTTGATAAATCCTGCAGGCTGGCAGATTTGGACTGGAGATTTCGCGCTGAGTACATTATATTATGCTGAGTACGATAACAGGGGACCTGGATCTAACACCGCCAATCGAGTTACGTGGCCTGGTTACCATGCGATTAATGCAACTGATGCCGCTAATTTCACCGTGTCTAATTTCCTGTTGGGAGATCAATGGCTACCACGAACAGGGGTGCCTTACACTGGTGGCTTAATAAGCTGA
- the LOC102626311 gene encoding probable pectinesterase/pectinesterase inhibitor 20 — MASKLFFLITIPILIALPFFAYPSYAADNVDPPTTPVPPETICMYTPKPKDCKSVLPATPNQTADTYTYCRLSIRKALSQTQKFFNLVDNYLKSGSTLPLSAIRTLDDCRLLAGLNLDYLSSSYQAANTTSRILKTIQADDVQAQLSAILTNQNTCLDDIQDSALSESVKNGLSVPLLEDIKLSSVLLALFRKGWVGEKKIVTSWQPSKTQSMFGHNGRLPLIMSDRIRAIYDSVRGRKLTGGDEGVLVIDIVTVALDGTGNFSTITDAINVAPNNTNPDNGYFLIYVTAGVYQEYISIPKNKKNLMMIGDGINQTIITGNRNVVDGWTTSNSATFIVVAPNFVASDITIRNTAGAVKHQAVALRSAADLSTFYSCSFEGYQDTLYTHSLRQFYRECDIYGTVDFIFGNAAVVLQNCNIYPRLPMSGQFNAITAQGRTDPNQNTGTSIHNCTIRASNDLASGSQTVQTYLGRPWKEYSRTVYMQTFMDSLINPAGWHDWSGDFALSTLYYAEYNNTGPGSDTTNRVTWPGYHIIDATEAANFTVSNFLSGDNWLPQTGVPYNGGFIS; from the exons ATGGCTTCAAAGCTCTTTTTTCTCATAACAATACCTATTCTCATTGCCCTTCCTTTTTTTGCCTATCCATCTTATGCAGCAGATAATGTTGATCCACCAACAACTCCTGTCCCACCAGAAACTATTTGCATGTACACTCCAAAACCTAAAGATTGCAAATCGGTGCTCCCTGCTACCCCTAACCAAACCGCAGATACCTACACATATTGTCGATTATCCATCCGCAAAGCTTTATCGCAAACTCAAAAATTCTTCAACTTAGTTGACAATTATCTTAAATCCGGATCCACATTACCACTCAGTGCAATCCGCACTCTAGATGATTGCCGTTTACTAGCTGGTCTCAACTTGGACTATCTTTCAAGCTCTTATCAAGCTGCCAACACCACTAGCCGAATTCTGAAAACCATCCAAGCTGATGACGTGCAAGCTCAGCTTAGTGCCATCTTAACGAACCAAAATACCTGTTTAGATGACATTCAAGACTCTGCTTTGTCCGAGAGCGTAAAGAATGGCCTCTCTGTTCCGTTACTTGAGGACATAAAACTTAGCAGTGTCTTGCTTGCTCTTTTCAGAAAGGGTTGGGTTGGTGAGAAGAAGATAGTCACCTCATGGCAGCCTTCAAAGACACAAAGTATGTTCGGCCACAATGGACGTTTACCGCTGATTATGTCTGACCGAATTCGAGCAATCTATGACTCCGTAAGAGGAAGAAAACTCACAGGTGGTGATGAAGGAGTCCTGGTGATCGATATTGTGACTGTTGCTCTAGATGGCACTGGAAATTTCTCCACAATCACTGATGCTATTAATGTAGCTCCAAACAATACAAATCCTGACAATGGATACTTTTTGATTTATGTCACCGCGGGCGTCTATCAAGAATACATCTCCATTCctaagaataagaaaaatttgatgatgatcGGAGACGGCATCAATCAGACAATAATCACCGGCAACAGAAACGTTGTTGATGGATGGACTACTTCCAATTCTGCAACCTTCA TCGTGGTGGCACCAAACTTTGTTGCATCGGACATAACTATCCGCAATACGGCTGGAGCAGTCAAGCACCAGGCTGTGGCACTGCGTAGTGCGGCTGATTTGTCTACATTTTATAGCTGCAGCTTTGAAGGGTACCAAGATACATTATATACGCATTCTCTAAGGCAGTTCTACAGAGAATGCGATATATATGGTACAGTTGATTTCATATTCGGAAACGCAGCCGTTGTTCTCCAAAACTGCAACATTTATCCCCGGCTGCCGATGAGTGGACAATTCAACGCCATTACAGCACAAGGTAGGACCGATCCTAACCAGAATACCGGCACGTCCATCCATAATTGCACAATTAGAGCATCCAATGATCTGGCGTCGGGCAGTCAAACGGTGCAGACATATCTGGGGAGGCCATGGAAGGAGTACTCTAGAACTGTTTACATGCAAACTTTCATGGATAGTTTGATAAACCCTGCTGGTTGGCACGATTGGAGCGGCGATTTTGCACTATCTACATTGTATTATGCCGAGTACAATAATACCGGCCCAGGGTCAGACACCACCAATAGGGTGACTTGGCCGGGTTACCATATCATCGATGCCACAGAAGCCGCTAATTTCACCGTTTCTAATTTCTTGTCTGGGGACAATTGGTTACCGCAAACTGGAGTGCCTTACAACGGTGGTttcattagttaa